The Engystomops pustulosus chromosome 7, aEngPut4.maternal, whole genome shotgun sequence DNA window ATGCCAAGGATATGTGGCATGATGGTGGCCAGACATCAGATCTATAGTAATTCCTCAGTACTTATCCTGTCCAGGAGGTGGAGCCACATACAGGTAAGTGTGTAAGTAAATCCCACCCAAACCAAGTCATCCCTACTGCTGGGGCACTGGCTTTCTAATGACTGGTCCTGTGCAGTTGCTGCTGGTCACTTACAGGGGGTGCCATTAAGCCTCCTAGTGTTCACCAGGAACTTACGACCTACCACCAAGTGGTTCTACAACCTGCACTATGGcaattagtgatgggaagtccggctctacattgggctccgctcactaagagccggctcttctggctcccgcaatgctccctattaaatatataatcaggagcctcagtccagccagtcacccactccacttttaacccaatattGTCTTGTTAAAGGTGGCGTGGTGAGCTGTTTAGGGGCGGGTTAAGTGATCTATCGGCTCACTGAAAGGGAGATGACTCCCGTTGTTCACGCGAAAGGGTCGGCTTGATCGACCCATCTCTAATGGCATTGGACTGACCAgtaataagagcagatcctacacTCAGCTAGTGTCATGGACGTGTCCGCAGATAGAGGCGCCTTCTTCCCGGCCTCCACTTGGGTTGTGACCTGGCTGTCCTTGTGTAGGGCTATGTTGACCTTTGTAAGGGTGGGTTCCATGAGCGGTTTGAGTTTAGGGTGTTGTTTCCACCTGTTGCATCACCTTGGGTTGTGAAATTCTTTACGAATCTTCGGGTCATGATGGGTCCAGCATAAGACATGGCAAACACCACTTTTGCATAaaacataattttagcttcttgggaattgtcattatatataaatgtacagacCAAGATGAGAAATGTAATCATTTTATTGTATGAAGaacagaggtcattatacagagtCTGTCCCACGACTACCAGGTGGGGGTGGGGGATCTCTTAAAAAGTCTCCTCTACATTAAAGATTATTCCATGTGACTGTTTGTAccctgtaatattatatttgtatatgtcccccatgatttgtatagcgctgcagagagagagagactactCCTCCTATTATAACATGTGGCCCGATCGTCGTGTTCTACACCCAGATGTCggatgtgcagtctcctcccggATATCTGGGCTCGTGGGCAAGGACTGGCCCGTGTGGCTCCTTCCCAAAATCCACCAGGAAGTTAGGGTTCACCTTGAGACCTCCTTTTGTGGTGTCCACGTCAATCTGAAGAATGACACATCCGTCCCTGTAGGAGAAGAGGAATAAGTCACGGCGCCGAGAGAGACTATGTGCTCGCTTATTGTTCACTCCGAGAGCACAGACCGACTGGTGTCCTGGAGTACCAGGCTAAATGCCCTAGAACCATCACCACAAACAATGCCCGTACAAACAATGAACGCGATCCGTTCTCACCAATATCTGGTGTCCATGGCACAGAGAAGGATTAGGCCCTCATCTCCTTATCCAAATCCATTCTAGTAACACAATATCCTGTGAGTATGTAATCAGTATGCTAGATCCCCAGCACTGGATACAATCCGAATCTGACCTTAATATAACCCTCAAAAATATATGGTGTCAAGGGTAGAAGCCTCAATTATGTCACCAGTTCTTTGGGTGGGAGGGTGCAATTCTTAACACTTTTATGGTTGGTAAGAACCTTCTCATTCCCTACTGATCTGACCGAATCATGTCCGGGTAGAACTGCTTGTCCCAAGCGCTGTACAGAGACATGGTCACATAGAGCCTCTTCCCATCTAGGCTCAGCTGGATCATCTGAGGACCACCAGGGATCCTCCTTCCCTAGAAGACAaacaggacaggaagtggacagtaATAAGAAGACCTTGGAAGCAGAAGTTGAGCGTGGGGTGATATGTTGGTGCATGGAGCACTTAGAGGACAGGAGATAATAAACCCAACACATTGATGAGAGCCTTGGGGGACCTCTTCTTGACAGGAGATAATGGGATGACATGTGAAGATTGCGACCCTTCTCCCCTGAAGATTAAACCAGAGACTAGCAGGATGAGATGGGGACATTCGGGTCACAGGAGACATGTTATCCATATTTTTAGAAGCCATCTTTTAGTTAACATATGTTTTCTCACCTTTATAATCAACGGATCTGGTTGGTTGTCAAGTTCGGTGTCCTCCACAACGGTCACTAGACCCCCTTTCACAATGCTTCCCCCTATAAATACCTACACAGAGAAGACACATGATGGGGTGCACATCTGTATACTTGTTTAATATAGAAATCCTCAGTGGCCACATACCTGCCCCACCATTTTGGGGTGGTGGATGTCAGTGATGTCGTACTGCCTGACGTCTCCATGAAGCCAATTGTTGAAGTATAGGAAGCGATCATCCAATGAAATCACAATGTCTGAGATAAACCCTAAAAAACAAGGGAAAAGTCCAAGAGCTCAAAGATCCTGAAAGTTATGGTTAATCTGTAAAATTAATGGGCACAGTGACTAAGATGTGCTTAATCTCTATTCCTCAAACAACATTAGTCTTCTGCAGCCATCGACTAACCTGGCATCTCTGGTAGCATCCATCCTTTCACCTTCTTACTTCCTACCTGGATGACCTTCTCAGTCTCCCACTGCCCTCCCTGTTCCCAGAGGAGAACGCACAAAAGaggtatttaaaaacaaaatcctATAGTCCAAAAGTCGACTAATTTATGGCAGAGTGTTCCTCCTCACCTCTGCCTTATAAACACGAAGAATTGAACTGCTAAGACCACAGCAGAGCAAAGCCTGGCCCGATTCTGGATTATGTAAGAATCTGATACCAAGAGGAATTTGTCCATCCTCGCCAAGATCCAAGCTCTGTATACGGGTGTGCTTCGTCCAGTCCCACACATGCAATTGATGACCGTAGTGTCCTGAAGTGAAACACAATTAAGGCAAGATGGTTGCGCAGGTCCTAGACTCGGTAATGGCCATCTTTTCTCCTTACCAGCTTGGACATCTTCCATCTTGAATCCATTACCGAACACCCTTGGAGCTCCCCACTCAGTGCTGATCATGCCGTTGTGCCGGGGCTGGTACCAGAAGTCGTAACCATATGGAGCGGCGTGTCCTTCTACCTCCCAATTTCCCTTTACTTCAAACGTCTCCCCGTCCAAGAGGACAAAACCTCCTGAGACAGACAAGATGGAGGCAACTGTCTATTCATTAGAACAAATTATACCATATCATAAAGCAGCTCCCTTACCTTTGCCATTTCCTTCCGGGTCTCCCATAGCACTGATCATGATTTCCCCGCAGCCCAGGCAGTGAGCAGTGTGAAGATTCCCAAGGCCACACTCTTTCACATCTTCTGCTTCCACCACCTGCCAAAAATAGACAAATTAGTCATCACCTTGGCCAGAGGAAGTTGTGGGAGACATCTGGTGGCACCCACCTTGTGAAGACATGGAGCACGGGGGTCAGTACCTACATCCACCACATAGACCCGAGAAGAGATGAGGCAAGGTAGAATCAGCTTGTTCCTCACTTTAGAAGTGTCTCCAAAACAGCTGCTGCAGGTGTTCCACCCCGAGTGGTGCAGCTCATCGTGAACATTAGGCATCGGTAGACGGTGAATGACCTGGAAAATGGACATAACGTCACCTACAGAAATCCACAGAACTAACACTCACATACAAGAGGTCCCTTTGGTGATCGAAGAGAACGGTCATCTCCCCACCttatgtatcatagtatataaggctggaaaaagacacaagtccatcaagtccaacctttaagaattaaataaatgttttatccccataacccgtgatatttttttctctccagaaagtcatccaggcctctcctgaccatgtacatagagtcctccataacaacctcctgcgggagAGACTTCCACAGACTcgctgctcgtacagtaaagaacctttgtctatggtgatggtagaacctcctctcctctaggtgtagaggatgtcccctgtctatggtgatggtagaacctccccttctctaggtgtagaggatgtcccctgtctatggtgatggtagaacctcctctcctctaggtgtagaggatgccccctgtctatggtgatggtagatcctcctctcctcaaggtgtagaggatgccccctgtctatggtgatggtagaacctcctctcctctaggtgtacaggatgccccctgtctatggtgatggtagaacctcctctcctctaggtgtagaggatgccccctgtctatggcgatggtagaacctcctctcctctaggtgtagaggatgccccctgtctatggcgatggtagaacctcctctcctctaggtgtagaggatgccccctgtctatggtgatggtagaacctcctctcctctaggtgtagaggatgcccctgtctatggtgatggtagaacctcctctcaaggtgtagaggatgcccctgtctatggcgatggtagaacctcctctcctctaggtgtagaggatgccccctgtctatgttgatggtagaacctcctctcctctaggtgtagaggatgccccctgtctatgttgatggtagaacctcctctcctctaggtgtagaggatgcaccctgtctatggtgatggtagattctcttctcctctaggtgtagaggatgcccctgtctatggtgatggtagaacctcctctcctcaaggtgtagaggatgcccctgtctatggcgatggtagaacctcctctcctctaggtgtagaggatgccccctgtctatgttgatggtagaacctcctctcctctaggtgtagaggatgcaccctgtctatggtgatggtagattctcttctcctctaggtgtagaggatgcccccttgtcctgctcacaggcctaggtataaaagatctttggagagatccttgtattgtccgttcaggtatttgtacattgtaatgaggtctcccctcagtcgtcttttttctaaactgaataatcccacattttgtaatctgtcagtgtattctaatccccccattcctctaataatcctggttgctctcctctcc harbors:
- the LOC140069098 gene encoding methanethiol oxidase-like, which translates into the protein MKGPREEILYVPCVYRCTGINQPDYLATVDVNPESPDYCQVIHRLPMPNVHDELHHSGWNTCSSCFGDTSKVRNKLILPCLISSRVYVVDVGTDPRAPCLHKVVEAEDVKECGLGNLHTAHCLGCGEIMISAMGDPEGNGKGGFVLLDGETFEVKGNWEVEGHAAPYGYDFWYQPRHNGMISTEWGAPRVFGNGFKMEDVQAGHYGHQLHVWDWTKHTRIQSLDLGEDGQIPLGIRFLHNPESGQALLCCGLSSSILRVYKAEGGQWETEKVIQVGSKKVKGWMLPEMPGFISDIVISLDDRFLYFNNWLHGDVRQYDITDIHHPKMVGQVFIGGSIVKGGLVTVVEDTELDNQPDPLIIKGRRIPGGPQMIQLSLDGKRLYVTMSLYSAWDKQFYPDMIRDGCVILQIDVDTTKGGLKVNPNFLVDFGKEPHGPVLAHEPRYPGGDCTSDIWV